The following are encoded together in the Methanosarcina flavescens genome:
- a CDS encoding DUF2267 domain-containing protein, whose translation MGNLDKSIDLTNVWIRDILSQLRWQSKESGYQALRGTLHALRDRLPPEEAVDLAAQLPLIVKGMYYDGWTLRDKPEKLKKEEFARRVHAQFEFDDNINPAEVIRAVLQVMYNHMGEGELRDVRSNMPKEIQEWFPEEVAPKG comes from the coding sequence ATAGGTAATCTTGATAAAAGTATTGATCTGACCAATGTATGGATAAGGGACATTCTGAGCCAGTTGAGGTGGCAAAGCAAGGAAAGTGGATACCAGGCACTCAGGGGCACGCTGCACGCACTCAGGGATAGGCTTCCACCAGAAGAAGCGGTCGATCTCGCAGCACAGTTGCCCCTTATAGTTAAAGGGATGTATTATGATGGCTGGACTCTCAGGGATAAGCCTGAGAAACTCAAAAAAGAGGAATTTGCAAGGAGGGTGCACGCGCAGTTTGAGTTCGATGATAATATAAATCCAGCTGAAGTTATTCGGGCTGTCCTGCAGGTAATGTACAACCATATGGGCGAAGGGGAGCTTCGGGACGTCAGATCCAATATGCCGAAAGAAATCCAGGAATGGTTCCCTGAGGAGGTCGCCCCAAAGGGATAA
- a CDS encoding DUF2892 domain-containing protein, translating to MVINDYSELIRGDRVRANTPPEINQAIDTEIAASVRFYASKTNYEITKRINELDLEWDIERYLEANAAIFTAIGSSMGLKKSRVWFILPLTVSIFLLQHAVQGWCPPVSVFRRLGIRTRREIEVEKYALKALRGDFDEDSDQESNINRAKEAVIEIRSV from the coding sequence ATGGTAATAAATGACTACAGCGAACTCATTCGGGGAGACAGGGTGCGGGCTAATACGCCTCCTGAAATTAACCAGGCAATCGATACTGAAATAGCTGCATCAGTCCGATTCTATGCGAGCAAAACCAATTATGAGATAACCAAAAGAATAAATGAGCTGGATCTTGAATGGGATATCGAGCGATATCTTGAGGCTAATGCAGCTATATTTACTGCAATCGGATCCTCAATGGGTTTAAAAAAAAGCAGGGTCTGGTTTATTCTGCCACTAACAGTCTCCATTTTCCTGCTTCAACATGCAGTACAGGGCTGGTGCCCTCCAGTGTCCGTGTTCCGGCGGCTTGGTATACGTACAAGACGGGAAATCGAGGTGGAAAAATACGCGCTTAAAGCTTTGCGTGGGGATTTTGACGAAGATTCAGATCAGGAAAGCAACATAAATCGTGCAAAAGAGGCTGTAATTGAGATTAGAAGTGTTTAA
- a CDS encoding transglutaminase-like domain-containing protein: MIKIKYLNPLSLPLFLLLLYGFTAGCIDSATNGENPISDPVPETLVTDINDLIPDRMNTFLTDEEGSGERNNVDRNKSVLNSEGSVSPDIPNIPIYPEEKSNIIYPREYRRLSLNFQRGIGSENERVVSEVFNITGKTSGYNIKDACDIFDYVNLHWKYRYDGNAEFFFGAAQTINEGYVGDCDDYSIVISALLRNMGFNTRVVTSTSGGYGHVYPELYIGNNTETAYEILGYVQGRYSYAESIWYSSRELEGGELQYWLNFDWSGSNGYRHPGGIYFEGSQVIYYPDGLIEF; encoded by the coding sequence GTGATAAAGATAAAGTATTTAAATCCATTAAGCTTGCCTCTTTTCTTGCTTCTCCTGTATGGATTTACAGCAGGCTGTATAGATTCTGCGACTAATGGTGAAAATCCTATTTCAGATCCGGTTCCTGAAACTCTGGTAACGGATATAAACGACTTAATCCCTGACAGGATGAACACTTTTTTGACTGATGAGGAAGGTTCAGGAGAACGAAATAACGTAGATAGAAATAAGAGTGTTTTAAACTCCGAAGGTTCTGTGTCTCCTGATATCCCGAATATTCCGATTTATCCCGAAGAGAAATCAAATATCATTTATCCCAGGGAGTACAGGCGGCTATCTCTGAATTTTCAGAGAGGCATAGGTTCAGAAAATGAAAGAGTTGTATCTGAAGTCTTCAATATTACCGGAAAGACATCAGGATACAATATTAAAGATGCATGTGATATTTTTGATTATGTGAACCTGCACTGGAAGTATCGTTATGACGGGAATGCCGAGTTCTTCTTTGGGGCTGCTCAGACTATAAATGAAGGCTATGTGGGAGACTGTGATGATTACTCCATAGTCATATCTGCCCTTTTAAGGAATATGGGATTCAACACAAGGGTTGTTACTTCAACAAGCGGAGGCTATGGGCATGTCTATCCTGAGCTTTACATAGGGAACAATACAGAAACTGCATATGAGATTCTAGGGTATGTACAGGGTAGATATTCTTATGCCGAGAGTATCTGGTATTCAAGCAGAGAACTTGAAGGGGGTGAGCTCCAGTACTGGTTGAACTTTGACTGGAGCGGTTCAAACGGGTACAGGCATCCAGGAGGCATATATTTTGAAGGTTCACAGGTAATTTATTATCCTGATGGACTAATCGAGTTCTGA
- a CDS encoding ChaB family protein, with protein MPYKSNSELPETVKENLPEHGQDIYREAFNSAWEEYKEPSERRGEATREETAHKVAWSAVKRVYEKDSRGKWVKKD; from the coding sequence ATGCCATATAAAAGCAATTCCGAACTGCCGGAAACAGTTAAGGAGAACCTGCCGGAACACGGACAGGATATCTACAGGGAAGCTTTCAATAGCGCCTGGGAAGAGTATAAAGAGCCTTCCGAACGACGGGGAGAAGCTACAAGAGAGGAAACCGCACATAAGGTTGCCTGGAGCGCAGTCAAGAGAGTATACGAAAAAGATTCGAGAGGAAAATGGGTAAAAAAGGACTGA
- a CDS encoding cupin domain-containing protein, with product MKGFSINIEDATLENDNFRKVLYTSKYSQLVLMSLRPREEIGMEVHEENDQFFRFEAGQGKCIIDGNEYELSDGVAVVVPAGAQHNIINTSDTEELKLYTIYSPAHHKDGIVRATKEEAEANEAEFDGVTTE from the coding sequence ATGAAAGGATTTAGTATTAATATCGAAGATGCCACTCTGGAAAATGACAATTTCCGTAAGGTGCTCTACACCTCAAAGTACAGCCAGTTGGTACTCATGAGCCTAAGGCCCAGGGAAGAAATCGGAATGGAAGTGCATGAGGAAAATGACCAGTTCTTCCGTTTTGAAGCCGGGCAGGGAAAGTGCATCATCGACGGCAACGAATACGAGCTCAGTGACGGAGTTGCAGTGGTTGTGCCAGCCGGAGCGCAGCACAATATTATCAACACTTCGGACACAGAGGAACTAAAACTTTATACAATCTATTCGCCGGCACACCACAAAGACGGAATCGTGCGTGCCACGAAAGAAGAAGCCGAAGCAAATGAAGCTGAATTCGATGGGGTCACTACAGAATAA
- a CDS encoding DNA alkylation repair protein, protein MRNKKEMPRTALRYAIEKMSPDLRSRAMEKSW, encoded by the coding sequence ATGAGAAATAAAAAAGAAATGCCCAGGACCGCCCTGCGTTACGCAATCGAGAAAATGTCACCGGATCTGAGATCCAGAGCCATGGAAAAAAGCTGGTAA
- a CDS encoding DNA alkylation repair protein gives MCEELFRSDYCEEAFIAAEWAYKVREAYSEDDFFTFERWVENCINNWAKCDTFCNHAVGSFIEKFPAYVANLKA, from the coding sequence ATGTGTGAAGAACTCTTTCGGTCGGACTACTGTGAGGAAGCCTTTATCGCAGCTGAATGGGCTTATAAGGTAAGAGAAGCTTATTCTGAGGACGATTTCTTCACTTTTGAGCGTTGGGTTGAAAACTGCATCAACAACTGGGCAAAATGCGACACCTTCTGCAACCACGCAGTAGGCTCTTTTATTGAGAAATTTCCAGCTTATGTAGCAAACCTCAAAGCCTGA
- a CDS encoding GNAT family N-acetyltransferase, whose product MPKVKIRPQELFDAERFFEIISHTNLEFIEFPIKTLEEERYFLQLNEAKRRANFEHNYSVLYYGKLVGACGIRIDQHRPWIGEIGYFIDRDYQGKGIATEAVKQLEKVGFEKLDLQRIVILMDTRNLASERVAQKCGYQKECVMRKVHRVGEEYYDCFLYAKTR is encoded by the coding sequence ATGCCCAAAGTAAAAATTCGCCCTCAGGAACTCTTTGATGCCGAACGTTTCTTTGAGATAATCTCACATACAAATCTTGAGTTCATAGAGTTTCCTATAAAAACGCTTGAAGAAGAGAGATACTTTCTACAGCTTAATGAAGCTAAAAGAAGGGCTAACTTTGAGCACAATTACTCTGTTCTCTATTACGGAAAACTTGTAGGAGCCTGCGGAATCAGGATCGACCAGCACAGACCCTGGATAGGAGAAATTGGGTATTTCATTGATAGGGACTATCAGGGAAAGGGTATTGCTACCGAGGCTGTAAAACAGCTCGAAAAGGTCGGATTTGAGAAACTGGATTTACAGAGAATTGTCATCCTTATGGACACCCGGAATCTCGCAAGTGAGCGCGTAGCCCAGAAATGTGGGTACCAGAAAGAATGCGTTATGAGAAAAGTCCATAGGGTGGGGGAAGAATATTACGACTGTTTCCTGTATGCTAAAACCAGATAA